One window from the genome of Sebastes umbrosus isolate fSebUmb1 chromosome 12, fSebUmb1.pri, whole genome shotgun sequence encodes:
- the LOC119499227 gene encoding transcription factor AP-1-like isoform X2, whose amino-acid sequence MSRKMEATFYDEAVSASSSLQQHDGGATVYGFNPKTLKQTMTLNLNDPTKNFKPHQQQQLMSAKALDILTSPDVGLLKLASPELERLIIQSCTGLTTPTPTQFVCPKNITDEQEGFAEGFVRALAELHYHQQAPADAQTGESNSMASGSSASESGVIPYSCTVRSDPPEYTNLGAFNRGVVAPASNERHQQPMSYAAATQPSHLDHLAAAAAQHKRLQALKEEPQTVPEMMSGDTPPLSPINMERQERIKAERKRMRNRVAASKCRKRKLERISRLEDRVKNLKNQNTELVSSANVLRDELALLKQKVMDHVNSGCQLILTQQLQAY is encoded by the coding sequence ATGTCCAGAAAAATGGAAGCGACTTTCTACGACGAAGCTGTGAGCGCCTCCAGCTCTCTCCAGCAGCACGACGGCGGTGCGACGGTGTACGGCTTCAACCCCAAAACCCTGAAACAAACCATGACTCTAAACCTGAACGACCCGACGAAGAACTTCAAgccccaccagcagcagcagctgatgagCGCCAAGGCCCTGGACATCCTCACGTCTCCAGATGTGGGCTTGCTGAAGCTGGCGTCGCCTGAGCTGGAGAGGTTGATCATCCAGTCCTGCACCGGGTTGACTACTCCCACACCGACGCAGTTCGTGTGTCCGAAGAACATCACCGACGAGCAGGAAGGGTTTGCGGAGGGTTTTGTGAGAGCTCTAGCTGAGCTGCACTACCACCAGCAGGCACCAGCCGACGCGCAGACCGGGGAGTCCAACAGCATGGCATCCGGCTCTAGTGCGTCAGAGAGCGGCGTGATTCCCTACAGCTGCACGGTGCGCTCAGATCCTCCAGAGTACACTAACTTGGGCGCTTTCAACCGGGGTGTTGTCGCACCTGCGAGCAATGAAAGGCACCAACAGCCCATGAGTTACGCAGCCGCAACGCAGCCGTCCCACCTGGACCACCTGGCGGCCGCAGCAGCGCAGCACAAGCGGCTCCAGGCGCTGAAAGAGGAGCCGCAGACGGTGCCCGAGATGATGTCCGGAGACACCCCGCCGCTGTCCCCCATCAACATGGAGAGGCAGGAGCGCATCAAGGCGGAGAGGAAGCGCATGAGGAACCGGGTGGCCGCGTCCAAGTGCCGGAAGAGGAAGCTGGAGAGGATCTCGCGGCTGGAGGACCGGGTGAAGAACCTGAAGAACCAAAACACGGAGCTGGTGTCCTCCGCCAACGTGCTGCGGGACGAGCTGGCGCTGCTCAAGCAGAAGGTCATGGACCACGTTAACAGCGGCTGCCAGCTCATCTTGACGCAGCAGCTCCAGGCTTACTAA
- the LOC119499227 gene encoding transcription factor AP-1-like isoform X1, producing MIGSREERKVFSGHEVVKKMEATFYDEAVSASSSLQQHDGGATVYGFNPKTLKQTMTLNLNDPTKNFKPHQQQQLMSAKALDILTSPDVGLLKLASPELERLIIQSCTGLTTPTPTQFVCPKNITDEQEGFAEGFVRALAELHYHQQAPADAQTGESNSMASGSSASESGVIPYSCTVRSDPPEYTNLGAFNRGVVAPASNERHQQPMSYAAATQPSHLDHLAAAAAQHKRLQALKEEPQTVPEMMSGDTPPLSPINMERQERIKAERKRMRNRVAASKCRKRKLERISRLEDRVKNLKNQNTELVSSANVLRDELALLKQKVMDHVNSGCQLILTQQLQAY from the exons atgATCGGTtcaagagaagagagaaaagtttTCTCAGGACACGAAGTTGTCAA AAAAATGGAAGCGACTTTCTACGACGAAGCTGTGAGCGCCTCCAGCTCTCTCCAGCAGCACGACGGCGGTGCGACGGTGTACGGCTTCAACCCCAAAACCCTGAAACAAACCATGACTCTAAACCTGAACGACCCGACGAAGAACTTCAAgccccaccagcagcagcagctgatgagCGCCAAGGCCCTGGACATCCTCACGTCTCCAGATGTGGGCTTGCTGAAGCTGGCGTCGCCTGAGCTGGAGAGGTTGATCATCCAGTCCTGCACCGGGTTGACTACTCCCACACCGACGCAGTTCGTGTGTCCGAAGAACATCACCGACGAGCAGGAAGGGTTTGCGGAGGGTTTTGTGAGAGCTCTAGCTGAGCTGCACTACCACCAGCAGGCACCAGCCGACGCGCAGACCGGGGAGTCCAACAGCATGGCATCCGGCTCTAGTGCGTCAGAGAGCGGCGTGATTCCCTACAGCTGCACGGTGCGCTCAGATCCTCCAGAGTACACTAACTTGGGCGCTTTCAACCGGGGTGTTGTCGCACCTGCGAGCAATGAAAGGCACCAACAGCCCATGAGTTACGCAGCCGCAACGCAGCCGTCCCACCTGGACCACCTGGCGGCCGCAGCAGCGCAGCACAAGCGGCTCCAGGCGCTGAAAGAGGAGCCGCAGACGGTGCCCGAGATGATGTCCGGAGACACCCCGCCGCTGTCCCCCATCAACATGGAGAGGCAGGAGCGCATCAAGGCGGAGAGGAAGCGCATGAGGAACCGGGTGGCCGCGTCCAAGTGCCGGAAGAGGAAGCTGGAGAGGATCTCGCGGCTGGAGGACCGGGTGAAGAACCTGAAGAACCAAAACACGGAGCTGGTGTCCTCCGCCAACGTGCTGCGGGACGAGCTGGCGCTGCTCAAGCAGAAGGTCATGGACCACGTTAACAGCGGCTGCCAGCTCATCTTGACGCAGCAGCTCCAGGCTTACTAA
- the tada1 gene encoding transcriptional adapter 1, with translation MAAAHASELEVAKKNLTDAIGDNVKHYWANLKLWFKQKISKEEFDVEARRLLAQENVHVHNDFLLAILTRCQIIVSTPEGTGPLQWQGGSASKPGKPKGKKKCSSRQKFDHRFQPQNPLSAAQPFSPREVGGEEEELRLSAHTLLLPTRGQLEARMMVTAFELGLDNITEDAVSSMIHAIEHHLKDVLTAVITRRKAYRLRDGRFPYAFGSDVTPQPYLKNSLAAYQSVSECPPPSASLAAGPPPQVSPDEAEQQAVHLLACSADSLPAPLPPISLFDLLEALQVHHGVMPSHTMYALNVERILSRLWHPSHEELEQDHVHRQRLAAKDGVLVS, from the exons ATGGCAGCAGCGCATGCTAGCGAGCTGGAGGTTGCAAAGAAGAATCTAACTGATGCGATTGGCGATAATGTCAAGCA TTACTGGGCGAACCTGAAGCTTTGGTTCAAACAGAAGATCAGCAAGGAGGAGTTTGACGTTGAGGCACGTCGTCTGTTGGCTCAGGAGAATG TCCATGTTCACAATGATTTCCTCCTGGCCATTCTCACACGCTGCCAGATCATCGTCTCAACACCAG AGGGCACAGGGCCATTACAGTGGCAAGGTGGCTCTGCTTCAAAGCCTGGGAAACCAAAAGGGAAGAAGAAATGTTCCTCTAGACAGAAATTTGAT CATCGTTTCCAGCCACAGAACCCTCTGAGCGCCGCCCAGCCGTTCAGCCCGCGGGAGgtgggaggtgaggaggaggagctgcgtCTCAGTGCCCACACTCTGCTGTTGCCCACGCGGGGCCAGCTGGAGGCTCGCATGATGGTGACGGCCTTTGAGCTGGGCCTGGATAACATCACAGAGGATGCCGTCAGCAGCATGATCCACGCTATTGAG CATCACTTGAAAGACGTCCTGACTGCCGTCATCACCCGGAGGAAGGCGTACAGGTTGAGAGATGGTCGCTTCCCCTACGCCTTCGGCAGTGATGTCACACCGCAGCCATATCTGAAAAACAGCCTTGCTGCTTACCAGAGTGTTTCTGAATG tCCCCCTCCAAGCGCTTCCCTCGCTGCTGGACCACCACCTCAGGTGTCACCCGATGAGGCCGAGCAACAAGCTGTTCACTTATTGGCTTGTTCTGCCGACAGTCTCCCCGCGCCCCTCCCTCCAATCAGCCTGTTTGATCTCCTGGAGGCTTTACAG GTTCACCACGGCGTGATGCCCTCCCACACTATGTATGCCCTGAACGTGGAGCGCATCCTGTCGCGGCTCTGGCACCCCAGCCACGAAGAACTAGAGCAGGACCACGTACACCGGCAGCGCCTCGCTGCCAAAGACGGCGTGCTCGTCAGCTGA